TCCATGATCGACGCGTGCGGAGGTGCGCGATTCATTTACGTCATCAGACTCGTAGCGGCCGTGCAGGTAGCCCCGCCGCACGGGCCACCGCTCGTGGGGACCGATTCGACGCAATGCATCCAAGTCGGGGTCCGTGACCGAAGATGGGAGCATGCGGATCCTCATGGCCGGCGCGTCCGGCTTCCTCGGCACCCGGCTGGTCGACCGGCTCACCGCCGACGGGCACCAGGTGACCCGGCTGGTCCGGCGACCGGCGCGTACCCCGGACGAGCGGCAGTGGAATCCCTCCGCCGCCCAGCTCGACCCGGCCGTGGTGGCCGACGCGGACGCGGTGGTCAACATGGCCGGTGCGGGCGTCGGCGACAAGCGGTGGAACGACGACTACCGGAAGCTGATCCGGTCCAGCCGGGTCGACACCACCACCACCCTGGCGGTCACCATCGCCGGGCTGCCCGCCGCGGACCGCCCGAAGGCGCTGCTCAACTCGTCGGCCGTCGGCTGGTACGGCAACACCGGCGACCGGGTGGTGGAGGAGGACGCCCCGGCGGGCGAGGGCTTCCTGGCCGACGTGTGCCGGGTGTGGGAGGCGGCGACCCGGCCCGCCGAGGACGCCGGCGTACGGGTGGTGCGGCTGCGTACCGGGCTGCCGCTGCACCGCGACGGTGGCCTGCTCAAGCCGCAGCTGCTGCCGTTCAAGCTGGGCATCGCCGGGAAGCTGGGCAGCGGCCGGCAGTGGCTGCCCTGGATCTCGCTGCGGGACTGGCTGGACGCGACGCTGTTCCTGCTGGACCGGGAGGACGTCGCCGGCCCGGTCAACCTGGTCGGCCCCCACCCGGTCACCAACGCCGAGTTCACCAGGGAGCTGGCCCGCCAGCTGCACCGCCCGGCGATCATGCCGATCCCGGCGCTCGCCCTCAAGGTGGCCCTCGGCGGCTTCGCGCAGGAGGCCCTGACCAGCACCCGCGTCCTGCCCGGTGTGCTGCCCAGGGCCGGCTTCGGCTTCACCCATCCCGACCTGCCGAGCGCCCTGCACGCCGCCCTGACGCAGTGACGGCGCTCAGCAGCCGATGACCCAGTAGCTCGGGCCGGTCTGCTTGAGGGCGGTCGTGTAGAAGGTGTTGTAGAGGCCCATCCGCTGGTTGCTGCCGAGCGCGTACGCGTAGCCGCCGGACTGGTAGGCGCGGCCGGCGGCCACGTGCGCGTAGTTGCTGGCGGTGACGCAGACCGGCGAGGCCGTCGGGGTCGGCGTCGGCGAGGCGGTCGGGCTGGGCGTGGCGGTGGCCGTGGCGGTGGCGGTCGGGCCGGGCGTCACGCCGCCGTCGAGACCGAAGAAGAGCGCGTCCCGGTAGGTCGAGCAGATGGTGTCCAGGAAGTACGCGGCGGCCGTCCCGCACTGGTCGGTCGCCGAACCCGGGTCGACCGGGGTGCCGTGCCCCATCCCGGAGACCCGGTAGAGACGGACCGCGTCGTTGCCGTACACCTCGAGGCTGGTGCCGCCGGGCAGCGACGCCGTGCTGGTCGGGGTCTGCGGGACGCCGAGCACGTCGGTCCACTGGTCGCGGGACTCGGCGGCGTTGGCCACCGCCACCGTGTAGTCGCTGGTGCCGTGCCAGATCGCCACCCGCGGCCGGCGGCCGGCATAGCCGGAGTACGCGCCGCGGACCAGGTCGCCCCACTGCGCGGGCGTCCTGTCCACCCCGGGGTTCATGCAGGAGTACGCGCTGGTGCTGCTCGTCGCGCAGCGGTAGGGCAGCCCGGCGATGACCGAGCCGGCGGCGAAGACGTCTGGGTAGGTGGCCAGCATGACGGCGCTCATCGCGGCACCGGCCGAGAGGCCGCTGACATAGATCCGGCCCGGGTCGACGGCGTAGTTCGACTTCGCGTAGTCGACCATCTGCTTGATCGACAGGGCCTCGCCCTGGCCGCGCGTGGTGTCCCCGGTCTCGAACCAGTTGAAGCAGGAGCTGGAGTTGTTGGCCGACGACTGCTGGGGCACGAGCAGCGCGAACTTCCACAGGTCGGCGTACTTGCGCCAGCCGGAGTTGGTGAAGTAGCCGGTGGCGTCCTGGGTGCAGCCGTGCAGCAGGACCACGGCGGGCGCGTTCGCCGGCAGGCCGTCCGGGCGGTACGCGTACATGGCGAGGTTGCCGGGGTTGGAGCCGAAGCCGGTGACCTGGGTCAGGGTGGCGGCCTGCGCGGGTACGGCCACGGTCAGCACCGCGGCGGCGGCCAGCACGATCCCGGCGGCCACCCCGGCGAGCCGGGTGAGGATGGACGGAGAGCGGCGCACGTGGACCTCCTGAGTGAAATGTGAACTGGGTCACCCCCGAGTTGCCGTGACGTTACGTCGATGTTTCGGGCGGCCGACATGGCGAGGACAACCACATTTGTCGATGCGGCAATATGGCCGGTCCCGCCGTGGCGAGGTGAGGTTTCGTGTCTGACCGGTGGTGCCCGGTCCGATTGGTAACGTCCGCTGCGTGCCGACCTCCCCGTCCGTGGTCACTGACCCGTCGCCCACGTCGCCCCCCGCCACCCGGGACCGCCGGGC
The Micromonospora sp. R77 DNA segment above includes these coding regions:
- a CDS encoding TIGR01777 family oxidoreductase, which translates into the protein MRILMAGASGFLGTRLVDRLTADGHQVTRLVRRPARTPDERQWNPSAAQLDPAVVADADAVVNMAGAGVGDKRWNDDYRKLIRSSRVDTTTTLAVTIAGLPAADRPKALLNSSAVGWYGNTGDRVVEEDAPAGEGFLADVCRVWEAATRPAEDAGVRVVRLRTGLPLHRDGGLLKPQLLPFKLGIAGKLGSGRQWLPWISLRDWLDATLFLLDREDVAGPVNLVGPHPVTNAEFTRELARQLHRPAIMPIPALALKVALGGFAQEALTSTRVLPGVLPRAGFGFTHPDLPSALHAALTQ
- a CDS encoding PHB depolymerase family esterase — its product is MRRSPSILTRLAGVAAGIVLAAAAVLTVAVPAQAATLTQVTGFGSNPGNLAMYAYRPDGLPANAPAVVLLHGCTQDATGYFTNSGWRKYADLWKFALLVPQQSSANNSSSCFNWFETGDTTRGQGEALSIKQMVDYAKSNYAVDPGRIYVSGLSAGAAMSAVMLATYPDVFAAGSVIAGLPYRCATSSTSAYSCMNPGVDRTPAQWGDLVRGAYSGYAGRRPRVAIWHGTSDYTVAVANAAESRDQWTDVLGVPQTPTSTASLPGGTSLEVYGNDAVRLYRVSGMGHGTPVDPGSATDQCGTAAAYFLDTICSTYRDALFFGLDGGVTPGPTATATATATPSPTASPTPTPTASPVCVTASNYAHVAAGRAYQSGGYAYALGSNQRMGLYNTFYTTALKQTGPSYWVIGC